A genomic region of Pyrus communis chromosome 14, drPyrComm1.1, whole genome shotgun sequence contains the following coding sequences:
- the LOC137715999 gene encoding probable LRR receptor-like serine/threonine-protein kinase At3g47570 — protein sequence MLSMIHCRFYIYMTIMANYFTAGALAIAHTNFNTDQSALLALKAHITSDPQNILTANWSSASNSNICNWVGVTCGARHHRVTALNLSYMGLAGVIPPHLGNLSFLVELGLMNNSFHGPLPQELSRLRRLKKINFGNNNFMGTIPSCFGSFAKLQSFGLHGNSFSGFIPAAICNLSTLEIINLSRNQLSGSIPREIGNLTMVKSIYLGHNKFEELPNEMGSLGQLEELFVLYNALKGSALVPVLNISSLTYLILYENNMSGSLPDNICEHLPSIRQFNLGKNQLDGLIPSKLWQCKELRELVLEYNNFRGSIPKSLGNLTYLTSIYLGSNNLTGTIPDEIGNLPQLQMLGVDNNNLNGVIPSKLFNLSTIRRIGLSINQLSGSLPANIGLSVPNLEILDVSKNNLVSGLLPNLSNASKLRVLDMSTNSFTGFLPNTLCSLKNLEYLLLYLNNLTIDASTPQAASILSCLFNLRNLTRLDLGDNPLNSTIPASRGNLSASLLYVDLISSNIRGNIPVDIGNLSSLISLNLVNNQLSGAIPTSIQRLQNLQGLYLKDNELRGHIPYELCQLKNLAELILGGNRLSGSIPSCLWELKYILHLNLSSNSLVGPLSEDIGNLKDVVGMDLSNNHFSGNIPGSIGGLQNMIDFSLANNYLEGPIPSSFKTLLSLEFLDLSKNNLSGVIPKSLEALSHLMHLNLSFNKLQGEIPTGGPFGNFSADSFVSNGALCGASRLHVPLCKYKTQVKSNWRKAKYIISGVMSVILLAAAALIMILCKKRNVELVRETASLHQVLWRRVSRLELVKATNGFHETNLLGTGGFGSVYRGALSDGINIAVKVFNLQLEGAFKSFDKECEMLSNIRHRNLIKIISCCDELDFKALILQLMPNGSLEKWLYSPNRSMNILQRLDIMKDVALALEYLHHGYSIPVVHCDVKPSNILLDDDMVAHVADFGIARLIRGGDSMTETMTLATVGYMAPEFGMEGIISTRGDVYSFGIVLMETFTKRKPTDEMFVEEMNLRQWIADSFFPDAAIDEVVDADILGMEEDGDFVSRRDCLSSVMRLALACSAALPEERINMKDAVVTLNKIKGKYLKDSGGVNS from the exons ATGTTGTCGATGATACACTGcaggttttatatatatatgacgaTTATGGCTAATTACTTTACTGCAGGTGCATTAGCAAtagctcataccaatttcaacaCAGATCAGTCTGCGCTTCTTGCTCTCAAAGCTCACATCACTAGTGACCCTCAAAACATCTTGACCGCCAACTGGTCCTCTGCCTCCAATTCCAACATTTGCAACTGGGTTGGCGTTACCTGTGGTGCTCGCCACCACAGAGTCACGGCCTTAAATCTCTCATACATGGGTCTTGCCGGAGTTATTCCTCCGCATCTAGGCAACCTCTCATTTCTCGTTGAGTTGGGCCTCATGAATAATAGTTTTCATGGTCCCCTACCCCAAGAACTGTCTCGTTTGCGCCGGTTGAAGAAGATTAACTTTGGAAACAACAACTTTATGGGAACCATTCCTTCGTGTTTTGGGTCATTCGCTAAACTTCAGTCCTTCGGATTGCACGGTAATAGCTTCTCTGGTTTCATACCCGCTGCTATCTGCAACTTATCTACGCTCGAAATAATTAATCTAAGCAGGAACCAACTATCGG GCAGCATACCCAGAGAAATAGGCAACTTAACAATGGTGAAGAGCATATACCTTGGCCACAACAAGTTCGAAG aacttccaaatgagatgGGCAGTTTAGGTCAGCTGGAGGAGTTGTTTGTGCTGTACAATGCCCTAAAAGGCTCTGCTCTTGTGCCTGTCCTCAACATATCTTCTTTGACTTATTTGATTCTATACGAAAACAACATGAGTGGCAGTCTTCCGGACAATATATGTGAGCATCTTCCGAGTATTCGACAGTTTAATTTGGGTAAAAACCAACTTGACGGTCTGATTCCCTCCAAACTGTGGCAATGCAAAGAGCTTCGTGAATTGGTATTAGAGTATAACAATTTCCGTGGAAGCATACCCAAAAGTCTTGGCAATTTGACATACTTAACCAGTATTTATCTTGGTTCCAATAATTTAacag GTACAATACCAGATGAGATTGGTAATCTTCCACAGTTACAGATGTTGGGAGTGGATAATAATAATCTCAATGGCGTCATCCCATCCAAACTCTTCAATCTTTCCACGAtaagaagaatagggctttctATTAATCAGCTCTCAGGTAGCCTCCCAGCAAACATAGGGCTTAGCGTTCCAAACCTAGAAATCCTTGATGTATCCAAAAATAACCTCGTGTCCGGACTACTCCCTAACCTCTCCAATGCTTCCAAGCTCAGGGTGCTAGACATGAGCACAAACTCATTTACCGGGTTTCTTCCTAACACGCTCTGTTCCTTGAAGAACCTTGAGTATCTTTTATTGTACTTGAATAATTTAACAATTGATGCTTCTACTCCACAAGCAGCAAGCATTCTCTCTTGCTTGTTTAATCTTAGAAATTTGACAAGATTAGACTTGGGAGATAATCCACTAAACAGCACAATACCAGCTTCTCGAGGGAATCTCTCTGCGTCACTCCTATATGTTGATTTAATTAGTTCCAACATCAGGGGTAACATTCCAGTTGATATTGGCAACTTGAGCAGCTTGATATCATTAAACCTGGTAAACAACCAGTTGAGTGGGGCAATTCCAACTTCAATACAAAGGCTACAAAATCTCCAGGGTTTGTATTTGAAGGATAACGAACTACGAGGACATATCCCATATGAACTCTGCCAACTAAAAAACCTAGCCGAGTTAATTTTGGGTGGTAATCGGCTCTCTGGTTCTATTCCTTCCTG CTTGTGGGAACTCAAGTATATATTGCACCTAAACTTGTCATCCAATTCTCTAGTTGGACCACTCTCAGAAGACATCGGAAACTTGAAAGATGTCGTGGGTATGGACTTGTCAAATAACCATTTCTCTGGAAACATTCCCGGCAGCATTGGGGGTCTTCAGAATATGATTGATTTCTCCTTGGCAAACAATTATTTAGAAGGCCCTATTCCCAGTTCATTTAAAACCTTGCTAAGCCTAGAATTCTTGGATTTGTCCAAAAACAATCTATCTGGAGTGATCCCAAAGTCATTGGAAGCACTCTCGCATCTCATGCATTTAAATTTGTCTTTCAACAAACTCCAAGGAGAAATTCCAACAGGCGGGCCATTCGGAAACTTCTCTGCTGATTCATTTGTATCAAACGGTGCGCTCTGCGGTGCTTCCCGACTCCACGTTCCATTGTGCAAATATAAAACACAAGTTAAGTCAAATTGGAGGAAAGCTAAATATATCATCTCAGGGGTCATGTCAGTAATACTCCTAGCGGCTGCTGCATTGATTATGATACTATGTAAGAAAAGGAATGTTGAACTTGTAAGAGAAACTGCCTCGCTACATCAAGTTCTTTGGAGAAGAGTTTCACGCCTAGAACTTGTAAAGGCGACAAATGGATTTCATGAGACTAACTTACTTGGCACAGGGGGTTTTGGCTCAGTGTACAGAGGAGCACTTTCAGATGGGATAAATATCGCCGTCAAGGTTTTCAATTTACAGCTAGAAGGGGCATTCAAGAGTTTTGATAAGGAATGTGAAATGCTAAGCAATATCCGTCACCGGAATCTTATTAAAATCATAAGTTGCTGTGACGAACTTGATTTCAAAGCCTTGATACTTCAATTGATGCCTAATGGAAGCCTCGAAAAGTGGTTGTATTCTCCAAACCGCTCCATGAATATCCTGCAGAGGTTGGACATAATGAAAGATGTTGCATTGGCACTAGAATATCTTCATCATGGTTACTCAATACCTGTTGTTCATTGTGATGTGAAACCAAGCAATATACTACTAGATGATGATATGGTTGCACATGTTGCTGATTTTGGCATTGCAAGACTCATCCGCGGTGGAGATTCGATGACTGAAACCATGACCCTAGCCACAGTTGGATATATGGCTCCAG AGTTTGGGATGGAAGGAATCATTTCGACGAGAGGGGATGTGTATAGTTTTGGTATTGTACTCATGGAGACATTCACAAAAAGGAAGCCAACGGATGAGATGTTTGTTGAGGAAATGAATTTAAGGCAATGGATTGCAGATTCATTTTTTCCAGATGCTGCTATAGATGAAGTTGTGGATGCCGATATACTTGGAATGGAGGAAGATGGTGATTTCGTGAGCAGGAGGGATTGCTTATCATCCGTTATGAGATTAGCTTTAGCTTGCTCTGCCGCATTGCCGGAAGAAAGGATTAACATGAAAGATGCCGTAGTCACACTCAATAAAATCAAGGGTAAGTATTTGAAGGACTCTGGAGGAGTGAATTCATAG